ACATGCTGCCCGGGTACGAGATCCACCTGGTCGCTGTTCCCGGCGAAAAGATTGGCGTCAAGCTGTTGCAAAAAGAGGCTGGGTTTGGTGAAACAAAAAGAATCGTAGATACGGCGGGAGCGGGCGTGGCTCAGCAGCAGCCTGGTTTTGGCGCGGGTTACGCCAACATAAAAAAGGCGGCGTTCCTCCTCGATTTCGGAAGTGCTGTCCATGCTCATGCGATGGGGCAAGAGTTCGTCTTCCAAGCCAGTGATGAAAACGCAGTCAAATTCCAAACCCTTGGCGTTGTGGAGCGTCATCAGCCGCACGCTGTCTTCTTTGCGGTCTGCCACATCCATATCGGTCTGCAGCGCCACGAAAGGCAGATAATCTACCAGCAGAGCGGGTTTGTCGTGTTCCTCCGCCCAGTGTTCAGCAAATTCGCTGACCGAACTCACATATTCCACAAGGTTTTCCACGCGGGAAATGTCCTTGGGATCCTGGCTGCGTTTATAAAGTGAGATGAGATCGAGATGGTCGAGGATTTCTTTCACCAAATCCAGCACGGGCGTGTGTTGTGCCGCGTTTCTCCAGCTTTCGATGGTTTGAGCGAATTCCGCCAGTTTTTTGCGGATGCCGGGACCGATCTCAGTGATATCCTGGCTCATTTGCAGAGCCTGATAGAGCGGGCTGCGGATTTTGGCGGCGTGTCCCAGCAAGCGGGTGATGGTGGTTTGGCCAATGCCGCGCGGAGGTTCATTTATAATCCGCAGAAGGCTTTCCGAATCCGCGGGATTTGACAGCACGGTGAGATATGCCAAAAGGTCGCGGATTTCCTTGCGCTGATAAAAATGGAGACTGCCCACAATCGTATGCGGGATACGGTTTTGCGTGAAGGCGTATTCGAAAACGCGGGATTGGGCGTTCGTGCGGTAAAGAATCGCTATCTGGCTGTAGGGCACGCCTTCACGGTTCAGATTCTTCACCATGCGGGCGGTTTCGTCGGCTTCCTCGGTTTCGTTTTGGAAGCTGAGCAGGATGGGCTTTTCACCTTCGCCCAATTCGCTCCAGAGGTCTTTGCGATGGCGGCGGCGGTTGTGTTTAATGATGGCGTTTGCCAAATCAAGAATGCGGCTCGTGCTGCGGTAATTTTGTTCCAGGCGGATGAGCTGCACCTGGTCGTAATCCTGTTCAAATTCAAGGATATTGCGCACTGTGGCGCCGCGGAAGCTGTAGATGGCCTGGTCGTCATCGCCCACAACGCAAACGCGCTGATGATCTTTGGCGATTTGGTGGATGATTTCGAACTGTGCCTGGTTCGTATCTTGATATTCGTCAATCATTACATATTGAAAGATTTCGCTATATTTGGCGCGAACGCTGGAATTACTTTCCAAAAGTTTCGCGGTGTAAAGCAGGATATCGTCAAAATCCAAGGCTTGGTTCAGAAGCATCCTCTGCTGGTAGAGAGAATAAACCCGCAGGACGACGCTTTCGTAGTCATCGCCTTTCTTGGATTCCAGAGGCTGATTCGCCTCCAAATCCTCCGGTAAAAGCAGTCTGTTTTTATAGCGGCTAATCCTGATGTGGACGCTTTGCTGGGGATATTTCTTGGCGTCGATGCCATGTTCTTTATAAATCTTTTTGAGGAGGGATTTTTTGGCGTCTTCATCGTAAATGCTGAAATTCGAGCCAAAAGGCAGGGAAGCCGATTCGTGACGCAGAATGCGGGAACAAATACTGTGGAAAGTGCCCACCCAGAGAGACGAAACAGGGAAGCCAAGCATGGCGGCAAGCCTTTCCTGCAGCTCGCTCGCGGCTTTGTTCGTGAAAGTGACCACCAAAATGTTCCAGGGTTTAACGTTTTTTTCGCGCAGAAGCCAGGCACAACGGCTGATGATGCTGCGGGTTTTTCCACTTCCCGCGCCAGCAAGCACCAGAAGCGGGCCTTCGGTATTGGTCACAACCTCCCTTTGCCGGGGGTTCAAATCCTCCAAGATATTAGGTTTCATTAGCTTAGTTGAGAGGGAGGCGTTGTCTTAAGCCGGAACCCTGATAAATCGGGGCTCGCTGCGGCGTCCCTCCAGTTTGCCCAAAACTTTACCGTCCTCGTCGTAAACATCCCTGAAAGCGGCAACTTTATACCAGTAATCGCCAGCTTTAACGCTGTGCCAGGGTTTGCCGCCGTGGCTGCTGACGCTGACGTTTGTGGTAACTGTATCCACAACCGCGTATTCCGAATTGTAGGCAAGACCCATGTAAATATAATAGCCGTCGGTGTTTAAGGAAGGGTTGGCATTCCAGCGCAATTCCACATATTTATTCGTTGCCCCAACACCGGAGGCAAAACATTGCAGGCCGCTAACTTGATCTGGCACAATGATATCCGGATTTCCAATCGGGTCTAGGGGATTGTTGCGTTTCACCATGCAGGAGGTCAGCAGGATGAGGCATAAGAGCAGGATTAGGTTTCTAAATTTCATCATTACATCCTAAAATCGCAATTGGATTCCTTCCGGACCCATGCTGATGGTTTTTTTGCCGTGGCGCTCTAGAATTTCCTGCCAAACTTGGGCGTTGTAAGCATCTGTGGTGAGAATAACATCGTAGATATTGTAACCCCAAACCACGGCACCCAGCGCCATGAACATCCAAGAATAGTATCTGGGTTTTTGGGCAGCACTATAAAAATACTGGATATCATCTATTTGGGTGGACTCCAAGTATTTGCCATAGTAGTAATTGCTGCGATCCAAAAAGTATAGCGACACCCCCATGGAGAGCAATTCCGCACCCAAAAACACGGTCCCCTTCGTCCAGGCTTTGCTGCTGATCTGGCCATAGCCGGGAATGAGGGCTGATTTTAGAATGGAACTGCCAATCTGGCTGGATTCCATTTCGTATATTTGCAGAAGTTCCTGGCGCTCAATCAGATCCACACGGTAAACATTTCTGTCACGCCAATCTTCCCATCCATATTTGGTGCTGTCGGAAAAAGCTGTGATGTCAAATTGGTCTTGAGCGGCAAGGCTGGGAACAAGCGCCAGCAGAATTAGAATCAGGGCAAATGACGGCAGGACAGTCCGGTAAGTCCGCTTGAAAAGAGTCAAAATCGTTTTGCGCATGCTTATTCCATCAATTTTTCGGATAATTTGTTCAGAGGGGTGATGCTGCGATCGCGCAAGTTCACCTGCCAAACGTAATAGTATGAGATGGTTGGGGTAACCAGGTCGTAGCGCGCTTCATATCTGAATTGCCCGGAAGAGCTCATCACTTTCCAGCCGGAATCACGAATCTCGTTTGCGGTGTAGGCCCGTAACAGTTCTTGTTTTTGCCTGTTTATGCGGGAATTCAGGATGCCGCCGCGATATTCGTTTATGATGCGCTGGGCGAAGGCGGCAGGATTAGATTCGGCAGCGATAAGATTTTGCATCTGAGAAATCTTTGTGGCAAGCTCGGCTTTGTCGTCCAGTGAGCTGGCCTGGCGATAGAGGTTCAGGGCTTCGGAATATTTTCCAGCCAGTTCGGATTTTTCGGCCTGAGTTTGGATTTCGCGGGAGCGGACAACGTTTTCCCTGATGGTGTTCATGCGCGCAATTGCCTGGTTTGCCTGGGCATAATCCGGGATGATGTCGTAGGTTTTTTGGTAGTGGAGCAGGGCGTTGTCGAAATCCCGCTGTGCCACCAGTTCATTTCCGCGCCTGATGAAAAGAGATGCGACTTGTTCCAGGCGTCTATCCACTTCGGCTTTTTTGGCAGGGTCATATTGCACGGCAATGCGGAAAATGCGGTCTGCTTCCAGGTAGTTTTCGCTGGTCAGAAAGCTTTCCGCCTGGCCGATATAGGCTTCCGCAATCAAGCGGTTGTTCGCTTCGCCATCCACCACGGGATATTTTCCCAATTCGAAGAGAATGCGCAGCGCGTCGCTGTAATATCCTGAACCGTATAGCCTTTTGGCGTGTTCCACCCTGGCGGGCACGATGCGCTGGACCAGTTTTCGCGCGGCAACTTCATTCGGATTGTTGGGATATCCATCGTAAAGGGACATATAGTCCTGCCAGGCGCCTTCGTGGTCGATGAAAGTATCCAGTTGGAAGCCAATTCTGCGGTAAAGCATTTCAGCCTTGAGTTCAGAACGGGGAATTTCGCGGATGATGCTGTTCACAAAATCCAGGGAAAGACGGGGTTTATCCTGCTGTAACGCAACGTCTGCCATGTTTTTATAGATCCTTGCCAGGGCTTGATCCGAATCCGGAGAATTGGAGAGTTTGAAAAACTTGATGGCAAGATCATAGGTTTCTCGCTGCAATGCCATGAGCCCCAGTTCGTAATAACACTGCCCGCGCAGGATTTCGCTGCGGGTGATGAGAGCGCCGTTGTTTCCGTTTAGGATATAATCGTCCAGTTCCTGAATCGCGGCAGCGTAACGTCTATTGTTATAATGGTCTTCCGCGCTGTTGTAACGGTTTATTTCACATGCGCCCAGTGTCATCAACAACAAAATGAGCAGCAGAAAAAGAAGCCGCGTTTTGGGGCGGGACTGGTTCAGAAATCTGTGTCCGTTCATTTTTTCTTTGAATTTTCCTTCTTTTGGTTGCTGGGCACAAAAATGGGGATTTGGTCCAGTTTGCGGCCGAACACAATGAAAAAAGTGGCGAGCATCAGGGTGGCAACCAATAGCAAAACCTCGCTCCCTGTGATGAATACAATGATGGTGGTGAGCACGATGAGAATGTTTATGGCATAGATGATGAGCGCCGTGATTTTGATGGAGCCCAGAGCTGTGTTGATGCGGTGGGTGGAATGGTCTTTGCCACCCTGCATCACGTGCCTGCCATCACGTTTGCGAGTGTAGCTCACCAGCGAAATATCAAAGATGGCATAGCTTAAAAACAGCACCGGCAGCAGATAAAAGAGATTGTTTTCCTGGCTCATCACCGCGTAACGCGCCATCAGGATTCCCATGGATGACAGAAAATATCCGATGAACATGGAGCCGGCATCGCCCAAAAAGATTTTGGCGGGATTGAAATTGTAGGGCAGAAAACCCAGCGAACTTCCCGCAAAACTGAGGGAAATGAGCCCGATGAATGCCATTTCCAAACCGTTGCTGTTGTTTGTGTTCGCCAGACTGAAGGCGAAAAATCCCAACCCCAAAATACCTGCCATTCCGCTGAGGATGCCATCCATATTATCCAAAAAGTTCAGGGCGTTCATCAGCCCCACCATCCAAAACACCATGGCGGGCAGGGAAATATAGACTGAACCAAACATCTGATTCAGCTCTGGTAACTGAAAATTGCTGAGAATGAAGCTGAGGCTTACCACCACCTGACCCAAGAGCTTGATGATGGGGTTCATGCCATTGCGGTCGTCGATGAGACCAATCAGCATGATTAGGAACGAGCCTCCCAAATAACCCAACATCGCGGTATCGAAGCTGCGGCTGGCGGAAAGACTCACGTCGTAGATGCAAAGCAGGAAAAAGCCGATGAATACGCTGAGCCCGCCCATATAGGGAATGCTGGTCAGGTGCATTTTGCGGGCTTCGGGTTTGTCCACGAAGTTCAGCGCCCTGGCAAGCTTGATTATGAACGGCGTCAGGCCATAAACGAGCAACCAGGACATAATGAATACACTAATGTATTCCCATGTCCTATTTTCCATTATCACACTCCATTGTTTTAGGTGTCAGTCGACAGGCTGCGGGTTTCACAGGGTCATGGCTTTGTTTTGTGATTTTCCCACATCCTTTGAAATTCCAAAAGTCTTCAAGGCTGTTTTTGTCAACACTTGTGACACCTAATTGGACAATCCTCGCTGGGAAGCACGAACAAAATCAGTAAATATCATCTGTTCCGATGTCAGGGAATCCCATTTTTCGAGGGCTTCCAAGGCTTGGGAAACATTCAATCCCTGGCGATAAAAGAGCCGGTAGATTTTTTTGATGGCTTCCAGGGTCTCGCTCGCAAATCCTGCACGCAGCAATCCAACACTGTTTAAACCCACTGTTTTATAGGGATTTCCCATCCCGCGGGTGAAGGGGGCGATGTCTTTTTTCACAGCGGAAGCGCCGCCCACAAAGGCATGGTACCCCACACGCACAAATTGATGAATCGCGGTCATGCCGCCGATGCTGACTTTATCATCTATCACAAGATGTCCAGCCATTTGCACCGAATTTGCCACCACGCAGTCGGAACCAACCACACAATCGTGTCCCACATGCACGTATTCCATCATCAGGTTGCGGTCTCCCAGAATGGTTTTACCACCTTCTTGACTGGAGCGATTCATGGTCACAAATTCCCGGATGGTATTGCCATTGCCAATTTGGAGGCCGGTTTTTCCACCCTGATATTTCATATCTTGGGATTCGGTGCCAATCACGGCAAAAGAGAAGAAACGGTTGTTATCACCAATCTGGGAACAGCCATCGATAATCACGTTTGAAACCAGGATGTTTCCCTTTCCAAGAACCACATCCGGTCCAATCTGACAAAAAGGACCAATCTGACAACCTTCGCCAATCACGGCGTCGGGACTAACAATGGCGCTGGGATGTATCTGGGTCATTGTTCTTTCTTTTGCAGCATGGCCATGAAGTCTCCTTCTGCCACTTTGTCTTTTCCAACGTAGGCTTCGCCACGCATTTTTGCCAGGTTGCGCTTCAGGGAAACCACCCTCATCTCATAGCGCAGAGTGTCTCCTGGAAGAACGGGTTTGCGGAATTTCACGTTGTCGATGGAGGCAAAATATGCCACCCATTCGGTGGGGTCTTCCATCTCGCGCAGAAGGATGATGCCACCAGCCTGAGCCATCCCTTCCACAATCAAAACTCCCGGCATGATGGGATGTCCTGGAAAGTGTCCTTGGAAAAACTGTTCGTTAATCGTCACATTTTTGATGCCAACAATGGATTTTCCAGGGTCGAACTCGATGATTTTATCCACCAGCAGGAAAGGATAACGATGTGGAATGATGCGCATGATGGCATTCACATCAAAGATCACATCTTTATGCAAATCGCTTTGATATTTCTTTTTCAATTCCTGGGTGAGCTGAATGCCGCGCAGCTTTTTCACCAGTTCCACATTTGTTTTGTGTCCGCTGCGAGCCGCCAGAATATGACCTTTGATGGGCATTCCCAAAAGCGCGATATCGCCCAGCAAATCCAAAACCTTGTGGCGCACAAATTCGTTTGGATAGCGCAGAGGATGGCTGTTCAAAATTCCCTGTTGTGAAACAGTGATGGGTTCATCATATTCAAAAACTTCGCGCAGTTTCTCCAGCTCGTCTTCCTTCATTTCTGGCTCGCCAATCACCAGCGCGTTTTCCAAAGACCCGCCCCGGATTAAACCATGTTTCCGCAACTCCATTATCTCGTTGATAAAACAGAAGGTTCGGGCTCCGGCAAATTCCTTTTCAAATTGGTCAATGCCAGACATAAATGTGTACTGCGTTCCCAGATATGGATGCTGATAATCTATCATGAAGGTCACCTTCAGCTCGTTTGAGGGCACGATTACCACATCCACATTTTCTTCAGGATTGGAAAAACTGATGGCTTCATCAAATTCGAAATATTCACGCTTCGCGTTTTGTTCTTTCAGACCAGCTTCCTTCAAAAGCTCTATGTAGGGCAGCGCGGAACCGTCTCCAACAGGCACTTCCCCGCCGTCAATCTCAATTCGGATATTATCGATTCCCAAGCCTTTGATGGCAGCCAGAACGTGTTCAATGGTTCCAACCCTTGCATCGTTCAGCCCGATGGTGGTGCCGCGGGAAATATCCACAACATGATCAATATCGGCGGGAATCTCCGGATTATCCGGTAAATCTGTACGGACGAAGATGATGCCTTCATCTTCCAAAGCCGGTTTAAAATGAACTGTGGCAGCTTCTCCGGTATGCAGTCCGATGCCGGTGAAGCTCACTGGTTTTTGTATGGTATGTTTATTTTCAGTCATGGTTCTGTGTCCTTGTTTTCATCAGCCAGCGTAGCTGACTGTAAATCTCGGGCAGTTTCCTTTGCAGAACTGTGATCTGCTTTTGGTTTTTTGCTTCCATTGCCGGGGTGCCCCAATAGAGGCCATCAGCAGGAAGATCACGCGTGACGCCACTTTGGGCGCCAACCACAGCGCGGTCTCCAATGCTGAGATGTCCCGCAATCCCAACCTGCCCAGCCAGATAGACGTAATCTCCAATCACTGTGCTGCCTGCCAAACCAACCTGAGCGCAGAGGATGCTGTGTTTGCCAACGCGGCAATTATGCCCAATCTGCACCAGGTTATCAATCTTGCAGCCATCACCGATTGTGGTGGAAGCCAATGTGCCACAATCGATACAGCTATTGGCTCCAATCTCCACATCGTTGCCCACAACGACGTTTCCAACCTGGGGAATCTTCATTTGAACCCCGTCCTCCAGCCTGAAACCAAATCCATCCGCGCCCACAACCGCGCCGCTATGGAGGATGCAGTTTTTCCCAATCTCGCAATCCGCGTAAATACGGACATTTGGATAGAAAACACTACCCTCGCCGACGGCACAGTTTTCAGCCAAATAACAGTTCGCGCCGATGACAGCGCCAGCTCCAACGCGGCAACCGGCTTCCAAGACGCAAAATGGGCCGATATATGCTTCAGGGCTCACCTGCGCGGTTGGATCCACCAGCGCGCTGGGGTGAATTCCAGGTGGCGGTTTGGGTCTGGAAGCATCCAGCCACCAGCTTGTCAGCTTCAACATGGCCAGACCAGGCTTGGGATGCAGCAATAGCACACGCTGGGGCAAAAGCTCCGCTTTGTCTGGATGGCAGATTACCATTCCAGCCAGGGAGTTCCTGGCTTCCTCCAGCAGATTATCCTGCTCAAGGAATGCAACGCAATCCGCCCCAGCCTGGGCAAATTCTGCCACACAGGAAAACTCCCGCCGTTCATCACCGCGGATTTCCCCGCCGCAAATCTCCTGGATGCGTGTTCCGCTCAGGGCAATGCTAAAACGCCTCATGGCTTGAAATCTTGGAAGGGGTCATCCTTAAAACCACCATCACCAAAGGGATCGTCGGTTTTGAATGGGTCTTCATATTCCAGTTCATTTTTCAAAAAATCATCTTCAGGAGGTGGCAAGGTATCTTTATTCAGTTCCAATAAAAGCTGTTCCGTGAGGTCCATCGTGGGAAGAGCGTAAAGAACAGTGCCCATGCTCACGTCGAAAATCATGCTATATTTTTCGTCTTCCGCTGTCTTCACAATCAGGTTGTGTATTTTCAGCGTAAGTGGTTCAATCAATTCACGATAGCGCTGTTCAGCCCTGCCGCCTTCGCCAAAATACTCTTCCAGCAGGCGTCCGGCTTCAACTTTTTTGGCATCAATCTTTGCCTGCGCGTCGCGTTTCGCGGCTTCAGTTTTAGTGAGTTTATCAATCTCGAAGCTTCGCTCCATCTGCTTGATCTGGTCGTCCAGTTGTTTTATCTGGTTTGTCCAGTTTTGTTTGTCCAGATTGAAAAGGCGCGAAATTTCGGCAGCCTCATTGCTTTCCATCATCAATCTGTCTGTATTCACATAACCGAGCTTGACGTCTGCCACAAGGCTGGCTGTCAGTAGCAGGATTCCCACCAGAATCGTTAGTATTTTCTTCATTTGCTTCTCCAAAAGCTTTTAATTTTCCTGGGATTCCCCCAGCGGGAAGGCTACGTCCAAAAACTTCACCGCACGAACATCATCCACCCTGCGCACAGGCGTGGTGAGAGGGGCTTCCTTAAGTAATTCTGGATTGTCGCGACATTCCTGCGCAATTTCTATCATCGCCTCGGCAAAAGCTTCGATGGATTGCTTGCTTTCGGTTTCCGTGGGCTCAATCATCATGGCTTCCGGAACGATGAGGGGGAAATATACAGTCGGGGCGTGAAAACCCTTGTCCAACAGCCTTTTCGCGACGTCCAAAGTGTTCACACCATATTCTTTTTTCTGCCAACTGCTATCCGCCACAAATTCGTGCATGCAATGCTCGAGGTGTTGGATGTGATAGTGATCCTTGAGGAGCGCCATCAGATAATTGGCATTAATCACAGCGTTTTCGGCAACCCGGCGCACACCTTCGGGCCCCAGCATCTTGATATAGATGTGGGCGCGTAAGAGCACGGCAAAATTTCCATAAAAACTGTGCACCCTTCCGATGGAAGTGTCCGCGTGTCCATAATCGAAGAAATAGCGATCTTCTTCTTTCGCCACCATCGGCACTGGCAAATAGGGCAGCAATTTTTCCACCACGCCAACGGGTCCGGCTCCGGGACCACCGCCGCCGTGAGGTGTGGAAAAGGTTTTGTGCAGGTTAAAATGAATGACATCGAATCCCACTTTTCCGGGTTGAACGATGCCCATGATGGCGTTCAGATTCGCGCCATCCATATAGATGAGCCCATCCACATCGTGGATGATGCGGGCGATTTCTTCCAGTTGGTCTTCAAAAAGACCCAAAGTGTTCGGATTCGTAAGCATGAATCCCGCGGTGTTTTCGTCCACGATGCTGCGCAGGTGCTCGATGTCACAGCGTCCGCGCTCATCCGAGTGCAGTTCCACCACATCAAACCCCACCAACGCGCAGGTGGCTGGGTTTGTTCCATGAGCGCTGTCCGGCACAATAATCTTGGTTTTGTGCAGGTTGCCCTTGGCTTTGTGGTAGGCATCAATAATCTTGATACCGGTGAATTCACCCTGCGCGCCAGCCACGGGTTGCAGCGTCACCTGTGCCATTCCGGAAATCTCAGCCAAATCCTTTTGCAATTCATACAGAACTTCCAGCGAACCTTGCAAAGTAAGCTCGTGCTGATATGGATGCAACTGGCTGAAGCAGGATTTTCCCGCCAGTTTTTCATGGATTTTGGGGTTGTATTTCATCGTGCAGCTACCCAGAGGATAAAGCCCTTTTTCGATGAAGTGGTTTTTGTGGGAAAGCCCGATATAATGGCGCATCACGTCCATTTCGCTCACCTCTGGCAAGCGGGCAGGATTTTCCCTCAAATATTCGGAGGGAATGATGTCTTTCAAAGCCGTGTCCAATTCCCGCGGAGGCAGGGTTACGCCCTTGCGACCCGGAATGCTGTGTTCAAAAATGGTCTTACTCATAATTCATCTCCCCCAAAGCATCAACATATTCTTCAATCTGCGCCAAAGTCTTCTTTTCGGTGACCGCGATTAACAGCCAGCGTTCATCCATTCCAAAGCGGGCGAGATCCACCCCCGCGTAAATGCCTTGATTCAACATATCTTCAACCACCTGAGCTGCTGGAACTGGGCACTGCAACACAAATTCCTTGAAGAAGGGCTGACCCGCGAAAGGCAGGGAAAAACCCTTGATGGCTGCCAGCTTGTCCGCCAAGTGGTGAGCCTTCTGCGCGCTCTGGGTGGCAACTTCAATCAAGCCTTCACGCCCCAACAGGGTCATGTAAACTGTCGCCGCCAGGGTGCAAAGCGATTGGTTCGAGCAGATATTCGAGGTCGCTTTCTCGCGCCGGATATGCTGTTCACGTGCCTGAAGGGTGAGCGCGT
This genomic window from Candidatus Cloacimonadota bacterium contains:
- a CDS encoding UvrD-helicase domain-containing protein codes for the protein MNPRQREVVTNTEGPLLVLAGAGSGKTRSIISRCAWLLREKNVKPWNILVVTFTNKAASELQERLAAMLGFPVSSLWVGTFHSICSRILRHESASLPFGSNFSIYDEDAKKSLLKKIYKEHGIDAKKYPQQSVHIRISRYKNRLLLPEDLEANQPLESKKGDDYESVVLRVYSLYQQRMLLNQALDFDDILLYTAKLLESNSSVRAKYSEIFQYVMIDEYQDTNQAQFEIIHQIAKDHQRVCVVGDDDQAIYSFRGATVRNILEFEQDYDQVQLIRLEQNYRSTSRILDLANAIIKHNRRRHRKDLWSELGEGEKPILLSFQNETEEADETARMVKNLNREGVPYSQIAILYRTNAQSRVFEYAFTQNRIPHTIVGSLHFYQRKEIRDLLAYLTVLSNPADSESLLRIINEPPRGIGQTTITRLLGHAAKIRSPLYQALQMSQDITEIGPGIRKKLAEFAQTIESWRNAAQHTPVLDLVKEILDHLDLISLYKRSQDPKDISRVENLVEYVSSVSEFAEHWAEEHDKPALLVDYLPFVALQTDMDVADRKEDSVRLMTLHNAKGLEFDCVFITGLEDELLPHRMSMDSTSEIEEERRLFYVGVTRAKTRLLLSHARSRRIYDSFCFTKPSLFLQQLDANLFAGNSDQVDLVPGQHVRPKVRSRISEKDKKFRIGQKVWHSEYGEGVILSVDGTGS
- a CDS encoding OmpH family outer membrane protein — its product is MKKILTILVGILLLTASLVADVKLGYVNTDRLMMESNEAAEISRLFNLDKQNWTNQIKQLDDQIKQMERSFEIDKLTKTEAAKRDAQAKIDAKKVEAGRLLEEYFGEGGRAEQRYRELIEPLTLKIHNLIVKTAEDEKYSMIFDVSMGTVLYALPTMDLTEQLLLELNKDTLPPPEDDFLKNELEYEDPFKTDDPFGDGGFKDDPFQDFKP
- the lpxD gene encoding UDP-3-O-(3-hydroxymyristoyl)glucosamine N-acyltransferase, encoding MRRFSIALSGTRIQEICGGEIRGDERREFSCVAEFAQAGADCVAFLEQDNLLEEARNSLAGMVICHPDKAELLPQRVLLLHPKPGLAMLKLTSWWLDASRPKPPPGIHPSALVDPTAQVSPEAYIGPFCVLEAGCRVGAGAVIGANCYLAENCAVGEGSVFYPNVRIYADCEIGKNCILHSGAVVGADGFGFRLEDGVQMKIPQVGNVVVGNDVEIGANSCIDCGTLASTTIGDGCKIDNLVQIGHNCRVGKHSILCAQVGLAGSTVIGDYVYLAGQVGIAGHLSIGDRAVVGAQSGVTRDLPADGLYWGTPAMEAKNQKQITVLQRKLPEIYSQLRWLMKTRTQNHD
- a CDS encoding undecaprenyl/decaprenyl-phosphate alpha-N-acetylglucosaminyl 1-phosphate transferase, with product MENRTWEYISVFIMSWLLVYGLTPFIIKLARALNFVDKPEARKMHLTSIPYMGGLSVFIGFFLLCIYDVSLSASRSFDTAMLGYLGGSFLIMLIGLIDDRNGMNPIIKLLGQVVVSLSFILSNFQLPELNQMFGSVYISLPAMVFWMVGLMNALNFLDNMDGILSGMAGILGLGFFAFSLANTNNSNGLEMAFIGLISLSFAGSSLGFLPYNFNPAKIFLGDAGSMFIGYFLSSMGILMARYAVMSQENNLFYLLPVLFLSYAIFDISLVSYTRKRDGRHVMQGGKDHSTHRINTALGSIKITALIIYAINILIVLTTIIVFITGSEVLLLVATLMLATFFIVFGRKLDQIPIFVPSNQKKENSKKK
- the lpxA gene encoding acyl-ACP--UDP-N-acetylglucosamine O-acyltransferase, coding for MTQIHPSAIVSPDAVIGEGCQIGPFCQIGPDVVLGKGNILVSNVIIDGCSQIGDNNRFFSFAVIGTESQDMKYQGGKTGLQIGNGNTIREFVTMNRSSQEGGKTILGDRNLMMEYVHVGHDCVVGSDCVVANSVQMAGHLVIDDKVSIGGMTAIHQFVRVGYHAFVGGASAVKKDIAPFTRGMGNPYKTVGLNSVGLLRAGFASETLEAIKKIYRLFYRQGLNVSQALEALEKWDSLTSEQMIFTDFVRASQRGLSN
- a CDS encoding bifunctional UDP-3-O-[3-hydroxymyristoyl] N-acetylglucosamine deacetylase/3-hydroxyacyl-ACP dehydratase yields the protein MTENKHTIQKPVSFTGIGLHTGEAATVHFKPALEDEGIIFVRTDLPDNPEIPADIDHVVDISRGTTIGLNDARVGTIEHVLAAIKGLGIDNIRIEIDGGEVPVGDGSALPYIELLKEAGLKEQNAKREYFEFDEAISFSNPEENVDVVIVPSNELKVTFMIDYQHPYLGTQYTFMSGIDQFEKEFAGARTFCFINEIMELRKHGLIRGGSLENALVIGEPEMKEDELEKLREVFEYDEPITVSQQGILNSHPLRYPNEFVRHKVLDLLGDIALLGMPIKGHILAARSGHKTNVELVKKLRGIQLTQELKKKYQSDLHKDVIFDVNAIMRIIPHRYPFLLVDKIIEFDPGKSIVGIKNVTINEQFFQGHFPGHPIMPGVLIVEGMAQAGGIILLREMEDPTEWVAYFASIDNVKFRKPVLPGDTLRYEMRVVSLKRNLAKMRGEAYVGKDKVAEGDFMAMLQKKEQ
- a CDS encoding aminomethyl-transferring glycine dehydrogenase subunit GcvPB — encoded protein: MSKTIFEHSIPGRKGVTLPPRELDTALKDIIPSEYLRENPARLPEVSEMDVMRHYIGLSHKNHFIEKGLYPLGSCTMKYNPKIHEKLAGKSCFSQLHPYQHELTLQGSLEVLYELQKDLAEISGMAQVTLQPVAGAQGEFTGIKIIDAYHKAKGNLHKTKIIVPDSAHGTNPATCALVGFDVVELHSDERGRCDIEHLRSIVDENTAGFMLTNPNTLGLFEDQLEEIARIIHDVDGLIYMDGANLNAIMGIVQPGKVGFDVIHFNLHKTFSTPHGGGGPGAGPVGVVEKLLPYLPVPMVAKEEDRYFFDYGHADTSIGRVHSFYGNFAVLLRAHIYIKMLGPEGVRRVAENAVINANYLMALLKDHYHIQHLEHCMHEFVADSSWQKKEYGVNTLDVAKRLLDKGFHAPTVYFPLIVPEAMMIEPTETESKQSIEAFAEAMIEIAQECRDNPELLKEAPLTTPVRRVDDVRAVKFLDVAFPLGESQEN